One stretch of Nocardia mangyaensis DNA includes these proteins:
- a CDS encoding IclR family transcriptional regulator has translation MTPTIGPAVDAGQEAIPDPARAGEGSGALSPPTHRVVRVLELLSRYATERLSLARIVREAGLSRATAHAVLAQLTADGWTVRDDDGCYGIGLRLLTVTRRAEAAFPLRRTALPHLRTLSEQVGVPVFLAERDGENIVVTEVVGNPSAGWIRQGRRLPLAPPVCREFIAWAPESARTAWLATADPAHRDRLTGVLTEIRARGYSVERLVDDSTPMLEALAGLRDSPITAALRAQLGSVITDLITIDYLPDELGAENAVVTLAAPIRDRGGAVVAAVVSCPDTRLTKQELNDLGAATSATADRITTGGEDEG, from the coding sequence GTGACACCGACGATAGGCCCGGCTGTGGATGCCGGTCAAGAGGCGATTCCGGATCCGGCGCGTGCGGGCGAGGGATCCGGCGCCCTGTCGCCGCCGACGCACCGGGTGGTGCGGGTACTCGAACTGCTGTCCCGGTACGCGACCGAACGACTCTCGCTGGCGCGCATCGTCCGCGAAGCGGGTCTCTCGCGCGCCACCGCGCATGCCGTGCTGGCCCAGCTCACCGCCGATGGCTGGACGGTGCGCGACGATGACGGCTGCTATGGCATCGGCCTGCGTCTGCTCACGGTCACGCGCCGCGCCGAGGCGGCGTTCCCCCTGCGCCGCACCGCCCTGCCGCATCTGCGCACGCTGTCCGAGCAGGTCGGCGTGCCGGTGTTCCTCGCCGAACGCGACGGGGAGAACATCGTGGTTACCGAGGTCGTCGGGAACCCGTCGGCGGGCTGGATCCGGCAGGGGCGCAGACTCCCGCTGGCGCCGCCGGTCTGCCGCGAATTCATCGCCTGGGCACCGGAATCCGCGCGTACCGCCTGGCTCGCCACCGCGGATCCCGCCCACCGCGACCGGCTCACCGGCGTCCTCACCGAGATCCGCGCCCGCGGCTACTCGGTGGAACGCCTCGTCGACGACTCGACCCCGATGCTGGAAGCGCTCGCGGGCCTGCGCGATTCGCCGATCACCGCCGCATTGCGCGCACAACTCGGGTCGGTCATCACCGACCTGATCACCATCGACTACCTGCCCGACGAACTGGGCGCCGAGAACGCGGTGGTCACCCTCGCCGCGCCGATCCGGGATCGCGGCGGCGCGGTGGTGGCCGCGGTCGTCAGCTGCCCGGATACCCGGCTGACCAAGCAGGAGCTGAACGATCTCGGCGCCGCCACCAGCGCGACTGCCGATCGGATCACGACCGGCGGCGAGGACGAGGGTTGA
- the cysC gene encoding adenylyl-sulfate kinase: protein MRRNLLRLATAGSVDDGKSTLIGRLLYDSKSLFDDQLAAIERVSTERGSAGADLALVTDGLRAEREQGITIDVAYRYVTTPRRKFVIADTPGHVQYTRNMVTGASTADLALILVDARTGVCEQTRRHAFLATLLGVPHLVVCVNKMDLVDWSQERFEEIRDEFATFAAKLTVGDLSFVPVSALLGDNVVDGSEHMDWYPGPPLLRQLEDVHIASDRNLIDARLPIQYVIRAQQGLDHRSYAGTIAGGIFKPGDEVVVLPAGITSRVREIWGPGGSKVDEAFTGMAISLTLDDDIDIGRGDLLARPGNRPQLGTDLDAMVCWFAEDAQLREGAQYLVRTAAQTAPAEVTAIDYRLDVNTLHRVEDVETLTLNDIARIHLRSRHPLLSDPYRENRRTGSFILIDPVTDQTVAAGMITGRDTGAGHIEHAEESLSPRPVVWHRSAVSRADRTHEGSTVWLTGLSGSGKSTIAVELERQLVAAGRPAYLLDGDNLRHGLNAGLGFSPADRDENVRRVAEVAALFADSGAVAIVSVISPYTAQRTRARTTHADRELPFHEIFVDTPLAECERRDAKGLYAKARAGELPGFTGIGSPYERPEQADLVITPDLGSPAEIAAHILRELGIADR from the coding sequence ATGCGCCGCAATCTGTTGCGCCTGGCGACCGCGGGCAGCGTCGACGACGGCAAGTCGACGCTCATCGGCCGACTGCTCTACGACTCCAAGTCGCTGTTCGACGACCAGTTGGCCGCCATCGAACGGGTGAGTACCGAACGCGGCAGTGCCGGTGCGGATCTCGCGCTGGTGACCGACGGGCTGCGCGCCGAACGCGAGCAGGGCATCACCATCGATGTCGCCTACCGCTATGTCACGACACCGCGCCGCAAGTTCGTCATCGCCGACACCCCCGGACATGTGCAGTACACCCGCAATATGGTCACCGGGGCGTCCACCGCCGATCTGGCGCTGATCCTCGTCGACGCACGCACCGGCGTCTGCGAACAGACGCGCCGGCACGCCTTCCTGGCGACGCTGCTCGGGGTACCGCACCTGGTGGTGTGCGTGAACAAGATGGACCTGGTGGACTGGTCGCAGGAGCGGTTCGAGGAGATCCGCGACGAATTCGCCACCTTCGCCGCCAAATTGACGGTCGGGGACCTGAGTTTCGTGCCCGTCTCGGCGCTGCTCGGCGACAATGTCGTCGACGGGTCCGAGCACATGGACTGGTATCCGGGGCCGCCGCTGCTGCGCCAGCTCGAAGACGTCCACATCGCCTCGGACCGCAATCTCATCGACGCTCGGCTGCCCATCCAGTACGTCATCCGGGCGCAGCAGGGACTCGATCATCGCAGCTACGCGGGCACCATCGCGGGCGGCATCTTCAAACCCGGCGACGAAGTGGTGGTGCTGCCCGCCGGGATCACCTCCCGTGTTCGCGAGATCTGGGGGCCCGGTGGCAGCAAGGTGGACGAGGCGTTCACCGGGATGGCGATCTCGCTGACCCTCGACGACGACATCGACATCGGCCGCGGCGACCTGCTGGCCCGGCCCGGCAACCGGCCGCAACTCGGCACCGATCTGGACGCCATGGTGTGCTGGTTCGCCGAGGACGCGCAGTTGCGCGAAGGCGCGCAATACCTGGTGCGCACCGCCGCGCAGACCGCACCCGCGGAAGTCACCGCCATCGACTACCGGCTCGATGTGAACACCCTGCACCGCGTCGAGGACGTGGAGACGTTGACGCTCAACGACATCGCGCGCATCCATCTGCGCAGCCGGCACCCGCTGCTCTCCGACCCGTACCGGGAGAATCGGCGCACGGGCAGCTTCATCCTGATCGATCCGGTGACCGATCAGACGGTCGCCGCGGGGATGATCACCGGCCGCGACACCGGCGCCGGGCACATCGAGCACGCCGAGGAATCGCTCTCACCGCGGCCCGTTGTCTGGCATCGTTCGGCGGTGAGTCGTGCCGATCGCACGCACGAGGGCAGCACCGTCTGGCTGACCGGTCTGTCCGGGTCGGGCAAGTCCACGATCGCGGTCGAGTTGGAGCGTCAGCTCGTCGCCGCCGGCCGGCCCGCCTATCTGCTCGACGGTGACAATCTGCGCCACGGTCTCAACGCGGGCCTCGGCTTCTCCCCTGCCGACCGCGACGAGAACGTCCGCCGGGTCGCCGAGGTCGCCGCTTTGTTCGCCGATTCGGGTGCGGTCGCCATCGTTTCGGTGATCAGCCCCTACACCGCCCAGCGCACCCGCGCCCGGACGACGCACGCCGATCGGGAGCTGCCGTTCCACGAGATCTTCGTCGATACCCCGCTGGCCGAATGCGAGCGCCGCGACGCCAAGGGCCTCTACGCGAAGGCCCGCGCTGGTGAGCTGCCCGGCTTCACCGGCATCGGCTCGCCCTACGAGCGACCCGAGCAGGCCGACCTCGTCATCACCCCTGATCTCGGCTCTCCCGCCGAGATCGCCGCCCACATCCTCCGAGAGCTAGGGATCGCAGACCGTTGA
- a CDS encoding SDR family oxidoreductase produces the protein MSGALLDGKVVVVSGVGPGLGRSICLEAAAAGATVVLAARTEARLLEVAAEIEAAGGATLSVPTDITDEAAVANLVTRTVDAFGRVDALVNNAFSTPSMKPLERTDFDHIRSSLDMTVLGGLRMTQAFTPALAEAKGAVVMINSMVVRHSEPRYGSYKLAKAALLAMSQTLATELGGKGVRVNSVLPGYIWTDQLKWYFGEIAGKYGITAEQVYDQTAAKSDLARLPEPAEVARAVVFLASDWASAITGQTLDVNCGEYHN, from the coding sequence ATGAGCGGGGCACTGTTGGACGGGAAAGTCGTCGTCGTTTCCGGGGTCGGCCCCGGGCTCGGCCGGTCGATCTGTCTGGAGGCCGCCGCCGCGGGTGCCACGGTCGTGCTGGCGGCGCGGACCGAAGCGCGCCTGCTGGAGGTAGCCGCCGAGATCGAGGCCGCGGGTGGCGCGACGCTGAGCGTGCCGACCGACATCACCGACGAGGCGGCGGTGGCGAATCTGGTGACGCGGACCGTCGACGCGTTCGGGCGGGTCGACGCGCTGGTGAACAACGCGTTCTCGACGCCGTCGATGAAGCCGCTCGAGCGCACCGATTTCGACCACATCCGGTCGAGCCTGGACATGACGGTGCTGGGGGGACTGCGCATGACGCAGGCGTTCACTCCCGCGCTCGCCGAGGCCAAGGGCGCGGTGGTAATGATCAATTCGATGGTCGTGCGCCATTCCGAACCACGTTATGGCAGTTACAAACTCGCCAAGGCGGCGCTGCTGGCCATGTCGCAGACGCTGGCCACCGAGCTGGGCGGCAAGGGCGTGCGGGTCAACAGCGTGCTGCCCGGCTACATCTGGACCGACCAGCTGAAGTGGTACTTCGGCGAGATCGCCGGCAAGTACGGCATCACCGCCGAGCAGGTCTACGACCAGACCGCCGCCAAGTCCGATCTCGCGCGCCTGCCCGAACCCGCCGAAGTGGCCCGCGCCGTGGTGTTCCTCGCCTCGGACTGGGCCAGCGCGATCACCGGCCAGACCCTCGACGTCAACTGCGGCGAATACCACAACTGA
- the cysD gene encoding sulfate adenylyltransferase subunit CysD translates to MQAGYELTHLAALEAESVHIFREVAATFERPVLLFSGGKDSAVLLHLARRAFWPAPLPFPLLHVDTGHNFDEVLEFRDRTAERTGARLLVARVQDDIDAGRAVERVGGTRNPLQTTTLLRAIGEHRFDAVFGGARRDEEKARAKERVFSFRNRFGEWDPRAQRPEVWNLYNGRHQAGEHIRVFPLSNWTELDIWEYIDREAVDLPTLYYAHRRTVVERDGMLLSATRFVTPSPSERTFEATVRFRTVGDATCTGCVESAADTPAKVIAETAATRLTERGATRADDRISETGMEDRKREGYF, encoded by the coding sequence GTGCAGGCGGGGTACGAATTGACGCACCTGGCGGCCCTCGAGGCCGAGTCGGTGCACATCTTCCGAGAGGTGGCCGCCACCTTCGAACGGCCGGTGCTGCTGTTCTCCGGCGGCAAGGATTCAGCGGTGCTGTTGCACCTGGCGCGACGGGCGTTCTGGCCCGCACCACTGCCGTTTCCGCTGTTGCACGTGGACACCGGACACAATTTCGACGAGGTGCTCGAGTTCCGAGATCGCACCGCCGAGCGCACCGGAGCCAGGCTGCTCGTCGCGCGGGTGCAGGACGACATCGACGCCGGTCGCGCGGTCGAACGCGTCGGCGGCACGCGCAATCCGCTGCAGACCACGACATTGCTGCGCGCGATCGGTGAGCACCGCTTCGACGCGGTGTTCGGCGGTGCGCGCCGCGACGAGGAGAAGGCGCGGGCCAAGGAGCGGGTGTTCAGCTTCCGCAACCGATTCGGCGAGTGGGATCCGCGGGCACAGCGACCCGAGGTGTGGAACCTCTACAACGGGCGCCATCAGGCAGGCGAGCACATTCGGGTGTTCCCGCTGTCGAACTGGACCGAGCTCGACATCTGGGAGTACATCGACCGGGAGGCCGTGGACCTGCCCACGCTGTACTACGCGCATCGACGCACCGTCGTCGAACGGGACGGCATGCTGCTGTCGGCGACCCGATTCGTCACCCCCTCCCCCAGCGAGCGGACCTTCGAGGCGACCGTCCGATTCCGCACGGTCGGCGACGCCACCTGCACCGGGTGCGTGGAAAGCGCCGCCGACACCCCGGCGAAAGTGATCGCCGAGACCGCGGCGACCCGCCTCACCGAGCGCGGCGCCACCCGCGCCGACGACCGGATCTCCGAAACCGGTATGGAAGACCGCAAGCGAGAGGGCTATTTCTGA